A genomic window from Salvia miltiorrhiza cultivar Shanhuang (shh) chromosome 5, IMPLAD_Smil_shh, whole genome shotgun sequence includes:
- the LOC131026564 gene encoding lectin alpha chain-like encodes MANLLQTLISITLLLAAAANTAQSQSTTFTYDFWGDQPTDLTYQGDAHFPSDSTFLRLTDLQTYQVGRVLYSKPVQFSQAGGQVDFETTVNFIITPSATNLAADGITFFIAPVGSTIPSGSVGANLGIFSSSGNSPSVFAVEFDTYVNSPWDPNYPHIGIDIGSRESRNTTEVDGAIVGQQVTARINYVGATKMITVSATAGSKTFEVIYEYDLSGFLPEQVQVGLSAASGLSQPYVAIHDIVSWYFTATMVAQNNAGARSWMELAGNIIRQFV; translated from the coding sequence ATGGCCAACCTTCTCCAAACCCTAATCTCCATCACCCTTCTCCTTGCGGCCGCCGCCAACACGGCGCAGTCCCAATCGACGACCTTCACCTATGACTTCTGGGGCGACCAGCCGACTGATCTCACCTACCAAGGCGACGCCCATTTCCCGTCGGActccaccttcctccgcctcacCGACCTGCAGACATACCAAGTCGGCCGGGTCTTGTACTCGAAGCCGGTCCAGTTCTCCCAAGCCGGCGGCCAAGTCGACTTTGAAACCACCGTAAACTTCATCATCACACCCAGCGCCACCAATCTTGCCGCTGACGGCATCACCTTCTTCATAGCCCCCGTCGGCTCCACCATTCCCAGCGGCTCCGTCGGGGCCAACCTTGGAATCTTCAGCTCCTCCGGAAATAGTCCCTCTGTCTTCGCCGTGGAGTTTGACACCTATGTCAACAGCCCGTGGGATCCGAACTACCCCCACATCGGTATCGACATCGGATCTAGGGAATCCCGCAACACGACGGAGGTCGACGGCGCCATAGTCGGACAGCAGGTGACTGCGCGGATCAACTACGTCGGAGCCACGAAGATGATCACCGTCAGTGCCACCGCCGGCTCGAAGACGTTTGAGGTCATCTATGAGTACGATTTGAGCGGCTTTCTTCCCGAGCAGGTTCAGGTAGGGCTCTCCGCCGCCAGCGGACTAAGCCAACCATACGTCGCCATCCATGATATTGTCTCATGGTATTTCACGGCCACCATGGTGGCGCAAAATAATGCCGGCGCGAGGAGCTGGATGGAGCTGGCCGGCAACATTATTCGTCAATTTGTGTGA